The Nicotiana sylvestris chromosome 6, ASM39365v2, whole genome shotgun sequence genomic sequence TTTCAAACAAGGCTTATCAGTACAACTTATTTGCTAGGCATATATATGTAGGCAGAAGATCAATGAATAAATTATTACTTTACTACACTACTCAATGGTCAATAGCAACATTAGTACTATAACTTATTATTAAAAAGGTTTTTCTTTGGTCTTGTGGAATCTGATGAATCAAATAAGAGGTGCGAATGGGCCCAAAATAACATGCCCAATTTAGAAGCTTGCATGTGAACGGCAGTGAGTCCAATGAACTTTACATTGTTGAATAACAATATTGGGCCTCAAGCCTGATCAATTCAAACTTGATCGGCAGACTCCCATCCAAAGTGGAGTCACGCTCCAAACACAATTACAATAATTgaaattgttttttttatttgagttggCATGGAATCTATGAATTGATACATATTGGCCATTCCAAAATTGAAGAATTTTCGGTCTCAACTATTCCAATGAACAAAAGACTGAGACAATAACAAAGGAGCAGGGTACAAATTTTAAGAACCTAACTTCTATCAAAGTAGAGAGTGGAAAAATTATACAGAGCAACAGATTGATACACTTACCAAAAAAGGATAAGACTATTTGAAAAATAGAAATAGCGACATAAAAATATGAAGGTCTAGTGTCAAATGTGATTCTACGGGGTTCTTACCTTTATAAACATAAAACTTTGGGAATTCAAAAATCTATCCAGATGCAAGGCTAAAGTGCCATGGTAATTGTGTCTTGCGAAAAGAGAGGTGCGAGTACAAGATGAAATAAATGCATACATATTGCTGTCACCGAGACAATGCCAAATAGCATGACTTTATGGATTGTTCATCATATGAATGCCTTGGTTTTGTTCTGAAACTTTATCCAAAGGACAAATTTGGTTCAATGCTCCTAATAGCGTCCTTTTCAATTGATAAATCTAAGTTAAATTACCATTTTTGTAGAAATCCTCAAAGTGAATCTATTTTTGCTAATAATCTGATGCCATTTTTATTAAGGCCAAACTTGAAATTGAACACTACTAGTTTTGCAAAAAAAGAACAGAGAAAATACAGGCACTCAATAAAGTAACTATATTCGAGCAAATTCATGAGATTTATCCAAATATTTAAGCGAAATCACCAGACCAGGGGAATTAAGCCATTTGACCAACTAATACACATAAGTGTGCATAGGGCAAAATAAGGAAACTATGAAATGTTTGTTGCACCAAACTAATGCAATTTTGCTACCAAGTGATGTAGCAGACTCAACCAACACTCACTTCAATTGTTCTCACATGTCAACAGTAGAACAAGGAAtatttttgcagtaaaagaacTCCAAAATACAGGAACTTGACTTCTAAAAATAAACAGGGACCAAAATTCTTTTCCTCAGTGGTTGGCTTCATGCTTGCCCTCAAAACTTGACCTAACAAAACTCTAATACTTAAATCCATAAACCGTTTAATATAGGTCTATTTAAGTTCATGTTGACATACTATCACAAGCATTCAACAAACCAACCAGATATCAACGACTTCATTTAAATAGAAAATGAATACAACGGTGTTGAAACATACCTATTAGCAAAAAAAAGCTGAAAATATTGAACGAAACTCTGAAATGGGAGAAGAAATTCAGCGACAGTATCAGCAGCTTAACAGATCAGCCAAACAAATCCAAACTGCAACCGAAAATTGGACAGAAAACCAATAGTGTCAAAACTCCAAACCCCAGCAATAAAAAAAACTCCAATTTAATCTTCAATCTAAAACCATGCTCATATTTTCGTCTTTGAAAAGATGCCGAATCCGAAAaagcttcaaaagaagaaaaagcTTTAAACACTAGAAATTTCACTACTAAATTTTTCTGaagatttttctgatttttctcctgattttttttcttcttcttctttttttattttatttttccttccccccccccccagaaAAAGAAGACTTACCTCCTATATATAACCCTCGAAAATTATCGAATCTTTTGCTCAAAATATTCGAAATCTTctgatttttcaacaatttttgggacaaatggaAGGCGTGGATCGATTTTCATCTATCCACGGCTCCCATTCGTCCAACAATTGTCCTTTTGAATCTGAAATCGTGCTATTTGGGAGAGAAAATTCGTACTCCCTACTGACAAAACCGTTGGGAATCAAATGACGTGGAGGAGGGACCATTTTGAGTGAACTCGGGTGAATTAATGGTGAGTTGAGGGAGAGTTGAGAGCTGGGGAAGAAGAACAGTAGAAAGGGTCGCCACATATCTGACTTCTTAGGTTTAGGGTTCAaaatgagggaaaaattataAAGGGGGTTTTATATAAAGGGTAAACGGGTGGGTTGTTTTGGTGGGTCAGGTCCGATTTTCTTTGGGTTGGGGCTCTAGAGGGAAATGTTTGGGCTGAAGGGAATTAAATTGTGTAGGGGGAACGGTTGGCCGAATTTGTGTGCAAAACTGGCCCAAGTTTTATAAATGAGCCCCTTCTCCAATTCTTCCtttaatttccttttcttttaatctctttttttttaattagaaatcctaaaattaaaaacaatctaaaatgtaaaattaaactaactaGATAATTATAAAAATCGTAAATatcacttaattctaaattaaaaggaaaatcaataGACAAAAATTaaagacaaaaatgtaaaaaaggaactattacttttttttttgcgATTTTCAACTTCTATAAAGCAAATAAtaactaattaattctaaaaatgcaaaaacaaatactaaatgcaaatatttttggtatttttcataatttaaataaaacttaaaggttcacaaaatgcaaacaattaaataaaattttacaaatatttctaaaatggcaaataattaaaaaatctattttcttgggactttataggagtatttcttatagagcaaaaatcacgtgctcatagtatctcttagcttgtgattcatgggttttcgggttttgggaaaatgtattgattttaagagttaatattgtgtatgccgagtagCACTTTAAAACGTTGTTTTAtaactctatttctgttttaaattgttttcttctgcaaatttggtttatcttccgcattttaggcttacctagtcgtagagactaggtgccgtcacgatagttcatagagggtgaaccggggtcatgacaatAAGGGATAAACAAAGGTTcataactgtcacgacccggagtTCCTactgtcgggaccgtgatggagcctaacatttcacttgttaggcaagccaacgttagaacatTTTGCTTCTTTTAACCATTTAAATGATGACATTAATAATGAACTGAAATAACAGATATGTTCTAAGTATAAATGCGGAAACTAAACTAGCCAAACGTCTATTACAATTCCatgaacctggtgtcacaagtgcacgagcttctAAAGCAATACAAATAAAGGTTTGAAATAAGTACAAAGCTGACTGAATGAAGTTATACatctaaaaataaaagaggaCGGGGACTCTAGGAGCTGCGGGCGTTGAACAGACGTACCTCAAGTCTCCCCAGATATCCAATCCGGGCACTCTAATAATCGTCGCTGGGATCGACTCCAAATTCTACACagtgtgcagagtgtagtatcagtacaacagacccaatgtactggtaagtgccaagcctaatctcgatgaagtagtgacgaggccaagGCGGATCACCTACATTAGAACCTGAACATAGTATATAATAATGACAGAATAATGGAAATACGAAacagaatttaaacagctaaCAAAAAATGATaaccacaacctcaaaaataaACCAGTATTGTTCGGAATCTACCAATCTTTACCAGTTAGGAAATGGAAACATATaggttgttgcggcgcgcaacccgatcccaccagacaacacaaaattctcccttattccaccgtaacaatatcaataatagtAAATAATATAGATTTATTgcagcacgcaacccgatcctactatatatcaatatcacaattcacccttattctaccatatcaattcacccttatttcatctattgcagcgtgcaacccgatcccaccgtacaatatGACTTCATCGTTATTCCAccgtatcaatccacccttattaaacttgctgtggcgtgcagcccgatcccaccatatcagtaccaaacaTGCAATGTACACAGTCAAATCAACAGTGGAAACTACAAAGCCTTTACGATCAATAAATACAAAACTAAATCAAAAGGGAAACCTTGTTCAATATAGGATTTATGCAAATAGTACTACACAGTGAGATCAATCCAGTAATTCACAGTTATAAGGTGAAAATAAGTCAAGTTAAGCAAATAGCAGGGATTCGAGAAATTATGAAAAGAGCTACATCATTAACGGGAGAAGATATTGATAAACATGTAGAAGTTAAGCATGGAAAGTATGTAGAGCATATAACAGTTAAGACAGGAACGGAAACAATTAAAGAAAAGCGGTAAATCAGGGAAAACAGATAATTTGGCGGCGTATAAGCACTTGTCAGCTCGCATATATACCGCTCACATGagaatcacatagcaaatagtccgagggttcctaattccgccaagtcaaggttagacacaatacttacctcgctccaaggaccactcaaagctcaaccacagctttgcctttcaaacTAGCATCTGAACCAAtaatatctagcaaattaccaaccaaacgattcaaaataagccttaggaatcACCCACGATAATCAAAATTCGATTTAGGTTATTagtaaaaaagtcaacaaaagtcacaCACCTagacccgcttggtccaaacccaaaattcaaaCCAAAACTTGATTACCTATTACCCCCGAGCCctgatatataattggttttggaatccggcctcaatttgaggtctaaatctccaaaTTTCAAAATCCCTAGTTTATCCccaaaaaatccccaattccaccatgaaaaccttagatttaAAGTTGAATTCTTAtaaaatgaagtgaaagattaaaagaaactagtttagaatcacttacctatgatttggggaagaaaagatctttgaaaaatcgcctcttgtattttaggttttgaaaatttgataaaTGGGAGAAAAATCCCGCCTAAGTCTCTTTTCATTAGCAGCAGATGTGgcatttgcgacctgagcttcacaaatgcgaaggaaacatcgcaaatgcgaccccctACTCATTTCTGTATAGTTCGCGAATGCGAGGAAAtattcgcaaatgcaaacactGGATGACCGCAAATACGAAGGCTACCCTCGCTAGAacaacttcgcaaatgcgaagtttgtttcgcaattgcgaaacttGTGTGGCCCAGatcctcttcgcatttgcaataAAAAGCTCACAAATGCGAGTATCTCAGAGatcacaattgcgaagcctgcaacAAGATCCGTTACACCAGCAAATTTTTCCAAGTTcaaatcactctgtagcctatccgaaactcacctgagcattcggggatccaaaccaaacatgcacacaagtctaaaaatatcatacaaacttgcatGCGCGATTAAATTGCCAAACTAACACCTAGAACTAAAAATTTAGCACCAAACAATATGGAATTCTCAATAAcattttaaatttctattttctcaaccagaCGTTCGAATCACgccaaaccaactccgtttctcaccaaatttcaaagACAAGCCATAAATATGGTATTGGACCTATACCAGGTTTTAGAACCAAAATACAGACCCGATATCCAAAAAATCAAACTTTGGTCAAACATTTCCATTTTATTAAGCCTTTAACTTTCCAATTTCACGAAAGTCCGTTATCTCGGCTAGGGACATCCaattttgattccgggcatattcccaagtcccaaatcatgatacggacccACCAGGATAGTCAAATCACGAATCCGAGTATgtttactaaaaatgttgacctAAGTAAACTCAAAGGAAGTTCTTAGGCAAAATTTCTTATTTTCATCAACTTTTAACATAAAAAATTTCCAGAAACACActcggactgtgcatgcaaatcgaggagggtaaaaatgatatttttaagaCTTAAAATAGAAGAATTGAGTTCTAAAATACAAGCTGACCTTTCGGGTCGTCACGATAACAAAATTCTATACATATAGAGATTTCAATCAAGATTACAATCTCACAAGACAAAATAAGTCTCAAACATTACAGAATCAGGTTATCAGGTTATTAGTATCATTAAGGGATTAAGAATAGGGTGAGTAGACTTAACTCAGATGTATAGACTAAGGCATGGTCAATTTGTATTCAAGTTGTAGAAACAATTGGCATTTAACTACAACAGACACAAATATGATCTAACTCATGAGATATAGGCTGATCATAATATATATCACTGATGTACACAAAGGTTCATCCTAGCATGACTGTTTACAATTAACATTTAGACATGGATGTAAAGTGTTCATAAAGAGTACTTGAGGAACACTTAAACATTTATGTAAAGAGGTGAAAGCATTCTTGAATACTCAGTCTTCACAAGCCTTAATCAGGTGTGGCAGGGTTTTCCTATATAGCTTCATGTATACTCTAACTAGGATCATTTGACAGCAAAACCAAGTATAGAATGACACAACTCAAAAGAACATGGCATGATAGGCATGAAGACTACAACAACAACCTTTATATAGcataggagaactcaaagaatatGGCATGATGAACAGAAAAAACCTAAGTATAGAATAGCAGAACTTAGAAGGGTACAACATGTCAAACATGAAGACTATAACAGGATCTGAATACAGAGTAACAGAACTCAGGAGAAAAAAACATGATATATATGAAGACTATAATAAATATTGCAGGATGATCTAAAGTCTAGGTAGAGGTGAGAAATCACTGAGGCAAGTTATGCAGCTTAATCATGTAGGCTATTTAAAACAGAGATTGAAGTCATACAATTACTTGACCAACAATAGATACAAAAACGTATCATAGATTCTCAGTGAGTCGTGATGAACCATAAATAAACAATTGTACACTGAACAAACACCATAAACGAAGCACTTAACTGGAAAGCAATAGCACATTTATGACTTTCAAATGAAGTAGTTTAAGAGAGAGAGGATGGTGGTGTACTGACCTCCTCTAGAGCAGCAAACCAAAACAAAAGGCTCTTATTTAGACGTATAGAATCAAAAACTCACCCCGACTAGTGTAATactcaaaatcagaaaagaaacCAGAAGCTAGTAAGAACCCTAGCTTAATTTACTACTCAAGACCAAAGTCGATATCTTTCTAAATAAattttgtaatgacccgatcggtcattttgataATTATCATTCCATTCAGTAGTTTAAGGTCTCGAGCAACTTcgtattatgtattatgacttttgCGCATGGCCGATTTCGAATTTTGGATGTTTTGGGATTGGTTTAGAAGGATGATTtgtgttttagaagcttaagtggtAAGTGTTGATCGGAGTTCAAATTTTATGTAAACGACTTTGGAATAGTATTTTatggttccaatagcttcgtatgataatttggacttaggagtgtgtccaaaTTTTGATTTGGAAGTTCGTAGGTTGATTGGATGCATTTTGGCAAAATCGAAAAGTTGAAGGTTGAACGGTTTGACCGGGAGTTAACCTTGTTGATATTGGATTCAAATTTctattctgagagttgtagtagctttgttatgtcatttgggacttgcatacaaaatttgacgtcattccggTTTGATTCAatatgtttcggcgcgagttGTAGAAATTAAAACTTCataagttcattaagttcgatttgaggtgtGGTTCATAGTTttatattgtttgatgtgatttgaggcctcgagaaggtccgtgttatgttatggaacttgttggtatgtttggacggggtcccatGGGCCCGGTATGTGTTTCGGACGAGTTTTAGATTTGTTCCTATATTTTTTGCAAGTTTGTTTTTGGTGTGTCGCACCTGTGCATTTCGGAACACAGGTATGGAGCCGTTTCTGCATGATTTTGGTCGCTTATGTGAGATGGTGCACGTCTAGTTATTTGACTTCTGCGGGTGAGGAATCGCAGGTGCGCAATCGCATATGCAGTATATTGATCGCAGATGCAAAATAGAGCCTCCAAATGGTCGTCCACTTCTATGGAGTTTTGGATGCTTCTGTGGAATCACAGATACGAATAGTGGATCGCACGTGCGATTTCTGTGCTGTAAGTGAGGGCCGCAAGTGCGGTGATTTTGCTctcaaatgcgagctcgcatgtGCGTTACTTGGTCCGCAAATGCAGAACTCTTGCGCAACCTCTTTATATATTGAGGGTTTGTCCATTTTTATGACTTTTTGAGTTAGAGGCCTCGGGTTTGGGCGATTTAGGAAGGGTTCTTCACGTGTTTGATTGGGGTTAGTGTTCTTTATCTGGAactgattatatttcatgattccataaTTATTTTTATCATTGAATTAGTGAATTGAATGAGTGAAAATGGAAATTTTCGTAAAATCTctcaaaaaattaaaatgaggatttgaaggacgaTTTGATATTggatttgataattttggtatagttgAATTCGTTTTGGAATGGGTGTTTGGATTTTTGTGAaatttgtcgggtttcgaggtgcgggtCTGGGGTTGATTTTTTAGTTTCAATTAAAGATCGTAGCTAGACAGGCCTAATGTCTCTCCCGGCTCACATTTAGCCAAGGTAGGCTAACTTTCACCAATGATGGAACGAAGGCGGAAACAACCATCAATGGTGAGCTCAACTGTAACTCCTGCGACCATAGGAACTCAAGCGTTCACTCCATTAACATTTGGTAGCTTCCTTCCTACTCGATTCCAGCCAATTCGAGAGGAAATTGAAACAATTGTTGAAGAGGAATGTAAAAGTGACAAGCAATGGAACATTACAGATCTAGCTGAGGAGAAGAAAAATTAGAAGTGCAAGGGCCAATTGCCAACAATTCCGCGAAGATTAGAGTTCTCAGAAGCAGGATCTTTGGTGCAACCTTCCCCAAATCTAGAACAACATGCAGCAATAACAAATGTAGGAAACGAACAGAACAACATGCAAAGGAGCTTATGCAGATAAATCGCAATTCTCAGATGGGCATGAGACTGGAATATGTTCCACCAAGTCATCGAGATGGTAAAATTGTTGTACAAATTGTTGAGAAAGATGTGAGAGAGTTGAATGACCACTGGGCGACTACCTTAATTGGTTATGTTCTAGGTGATACTCCATATGTGAAATCTATAGAGGATTATATTGATTCAGTTTGGGATTTTGTATCGAAACCTCAAACTTTATATCATAGTGATTGCTACTGTGTTTTTAGATTCTCAACAATTGAGGATAGGGATCTAGTAATGCAAGCAGGTCCATACTCATACCATAACAAAGCATTCATACTACAGAACTGGGAAAGAGAATTTCATTTTGACCTTAAATAGATTACAACTATTCCATTGTAAATTCATTTACCTAGCTTACCTACGGATATTGGACTGGAGATGCACTTAGCAAAGTGGCTAGTGCTATTGGAATTCTTATGTATACTGATATATTTTTGGCTGATCTTAACAAAATTTCATATGCAAGGGTCTTAGTGAAGGTTTATATCACTAATCAAATACTGGAGATTATAGAGATTGTTACCCCATCAGGAACTATGCAGCAAAAAATTCTGTATGAATGAAAGCCAAAGTTCTGCAGTGAATGTATCCATTTTGGCCATGACAATTTTGAATGTTTGAGGAATAAGCAGCAGAGCAATGAAAAGGCTGAGTTTAAAGCTCCAAAAAGAAGGAATAGAGTTAGAAAGAAGAAAACAATGCAGGAATGGAGGCCAAAGGAACAACAAGAGCAAGATGGGGAAATAGATGGAAAAGGAGAAGAGAATCAGCAAGTAGAGGCAGGAAAGGGTAAACAAAAAGCAGTAGCTGAAGATACCCCTACACAAGTGACACAAGTGATCAGTAGAAATGAAAAGTGCATGAGACAGCATAGTTATAGTCCTGCAGTACTACATCAATCTCATAATGATGAGGGCATCACTATAAATAGGTTCAAGATTTTGGAAGAGTGTGTTCCAAGCACTTCAAAAGGAGATGGGACTGGGATTGATCCTACCCTCAAACTACCATAATTGTGTGCACTTGGAATATAAGAGGGCTAAACAAGCCCTATCTACAGAAGGAGTTAAGACTCTTTCTGCAAAAGAATAAAATAGATATCCTTAGGTGTCTAGAAACTAGATTAAAGGAAAGAAAGGCAAAAAGTATAGTGAAAAAGTAGCTAGAGATTGGGGTTACTGTTGCAACTACACTAAAGCTATAAATGGAATGATTTGGCTTTTATGGAAGACACACTTGACAGTTAAGGTACTCCAAATACATGAACAATTCATTCATTGCTCagtggaagagcaagaaacaaaTTCCCTGATTATGTTGACAACAATATATGCTAGGAATAAGGTGCAGTAAAGGGCAAGCCTATGGCATAAATTGCAGATACTAGGTGGTCAGATTCAAATATCATGGCTTATCAGTGGAGATTTCAACAATATGTTAACCACTGAAGACAGATTAGGACAACCAGTGACAACTAATGAGGTGCAGGATTTCAAGCAGTGTATTGATAACATTTAACTAACCCCACTAAGAGCAAAAGGGTGCCTCTCCACCTAGTGCAACAAACATAATACTAATGATAGAGTTTACAGTAAAATTGATTGGGCCTTTGGAAATTTCAGTTGGACTCAGAATTATGGACATCTAGAAGCTAATTTTATGGAACCTGGAGTATCTGATCACTCCCCAATTGTAGTTCAATTATAGAATAAAAGAACTATCTACCAAAAGCCTTTCAAGTTATACATGATGACAATGGACCATAAGGACTTCACTCCTATGGTGAATAGAGTATGGCGACAACAAGAAGAGTAGGATCCTATGGCACTTATATGGCTGAAGCTAAAAAGACTAATAGTTGAGGCTAAGGGTATGAACAAGGCTATGGCAAGCTATGAACAAAAACTGACTCAAATTAGGTAGAGTCTGGAATGTGTTCAAGCAGCTTTGGTCACTGATCCTTTTAATCACCAGCTGATTGAGAAGGAAAAGCAGAATATGAGTGATTTGGAGAAATGGAGTACAATAGAAGAAAGAATAATAAGGCAGAAATCTAGAGCAACATGGATTGATCATGGTGACTCCAACTCTAAATATTTCTATGCACATCTGAAAATAAGGGCCAGCAAGAATAATATTACTTTTATATACAATGACTTGGGGATGAAGATCACTGATCCAAAGGCTGTAGAAAAGGAGTTCACTGATTTTTTACACATCTAATGGGGAATGCTAATGGATAAATGCCATGCCCAAATACTAGTATCATTAAGGCAGGAAACTATATCACTTTACAGCATCAACATGAACTAATAATGGATATAAGTCCTGAAGAGATTGATGAAGCAATTAGGGATATGACAAAGGAGAAAGCCCCTGGAGTGGATGGTTTTCCTATAGAATTCTTCACCAAGCAATGGGAGACTGTGAAGCAGGACATATATGAGGATGTGTCATATTTCTTTCACACAGGTAGAATGATGCCAGCATGGAATTATACTGCTATCACACTGATTCCTAAGATCCCACCTCCATCTAAAGTGAAAGACTACAGACCTATAACATGATGCACTACATTTTATAAGGTTGTTGCCAAGATAGTGACTAGAAGAATAAAGAAGTTAATAGAGGTGGCCATCGGGAAGTCACAATCTGCATTCATTGAAGGAAGGAGTACCATTGATAACATCCTATTTAGCCATGAGCTGTTCAAAGGCTATAATAGGAAAGGTTTATCACCAAGATGTGGGATGAAAGTAGACATTAAAAAGGCCTATTATTCATTACATTGGCAGTTTCTTAGGTGTATGCTAACTGATCTAAGGGTCCCCCAGAAGTTCATCCATTGAGTAATGGAGAGTGTATCAACAGTGTCTTACTCATTGATGCTCAATGATGGCCTTACCAAACCATTCTAGGCCAGGAGAGGGATTAGGCAAGGAGACTCTATGTATCCTTATCTATTTGTCATTGCAATGGAGTATTTACAAAGAGAGATGAATCAACTACCTTCCACAAAGGAATTCAAATACCATCGAAAATGAGAAAAGCTGGGAGTGACTCATATTTGTTTTCCTGACGACTTACTTATGTTTTGTAGGACATATAAACTCTCAGTAACCAAAATACAGTAAACTTTTCAAAGATTTTCTGCTGTATCAGGACTTCAAGCAAATGCAGACAAAAGCTCCAAGTCCATTGCTGGAGTACACCAGGACATCAAAGTCTCACTACTCAACCTAATAGGGTATACAGAGGGATCAATTCCTTTCAAGTACCTGGGAGTTCCATTGTCTGCAAAGAAGTTAAATATTCACCAATGTTTGCTACTGGTGGAGAAGATCACTAAGAGAGTTAATTGTTGGTCAACTAGGATGCTATCATATTCAGGAAGAGTGCAGCTCATTAACTTTGTACTCTTTGGCATACAGACTCACTGTGCTCAAATATTCATATTGCCTAAGAAGATTATGAAGATGATTGAAACTATTTGCAGAACATTCCTTTGGACTGGCTCAAGTGCTACATCTAGGAAAGCATTGATAGCTTGAGACAAGGTCTATCAACCAAAAGTAGCTAGGGGATTAAATGTTATTAGCATGAGGCTGTGGAATAAAGCAGCAATCTAGAAACAATTATGGGCACTAACAATGAAAACAGATGCATTATGGATCAAATGGACTCATTGCTATTACATAAAACAGAAGGAAGTTGACACAATTGACACACCTAAAATAATCGTTTGGGTGGTCAGAAAGATCATAGAAGCAAAGAAAGATTTGTTACAGGTGAGCACAATGCAGACCAGCCTTACTACAACATTAGCAGATATGGAGAAGCAAGGCAGATTTCAAATTTAGAGAGCCTATATTCAGTTGCTTCCTCAATATCCCAAggttggctggaagagcatacaTATGCATACACAGATCGATCCAAGATTTAAGTTTCATTTATGGTTGGCAATTCATTAGAGGCTAGCCAATGTGGATAGACTACATAAGTTTGGAATTCAAGTGTCGCAGGAATGCGCCTATTGTGCTAAGAGCATAGAAACATTTAGTCACCGATTTTTTGAATGCTCATGTACAAGGATAATATGGGATAGAATAGTCAAATGGCTGGGAATCACAAGGAGAATAGGCAGCTGACAAAAAGAGATAGAATGGATCAGTAACATAGCTAAAAGGAAAACTGGCATGGCAGCTATAACTACTGTAGCTTTTGGCATGGTAGTTTAATATATTTGGCGAGAAACGAACTCCCTGAGATTCAACAAAGGAAGATATGTGGCAGATAGGATATGTAGAGAGATTTCCCTACACATGCATGTACAAGGAAGATCAAATAGAAAATGGCAGCCAACTTTGCAAGGATTGAACAAGTATCCGTAGAATTTGCTTGAAAGTGTAATTAGTTTAGCTAATTGTAATTGTAATTAGGAGGATGATGGTCAACATCAACTTGGTTTTGCAAAGATAGTTTTTTAATGAAATGGAAAGTATGTTTTAGTATAAAAATGATCGTAGCTTTATGGTTCTAGAGAAAGCTGCAGAGGTTACCACTACCTTCTTTCTTGGTAGACTTGAAGTTCTGCATAGGTAGGCGGGGTAGAAAAGCTTCTCAAAAAAGGAGACAGACTAGAGAAATAATGACCCGACAGGCTATTTTGAGAATTAGCATCTTGTTCGGTGG encodes the following:
- the LOC138871693 gene encoding uncharacterized protein, which codes for MDISPEEIDEAIRDMTKEKAPGVDGFPIEFFTKQWETVKQDIYEDVSYFFHTGRMMPAWNYTAITLIPKIPPPSKVVAKIVTRRIKKLIEVAIGKSQSAFIEGRSTIDNILFSHELFKGYNRKGLQANADKSSKSIAGVHQDIKVSLLNLIGYTEGSIPFKYLGVPLSAKKLNIHQCLLLVEKITKRVNCWSTRMLSYSGRVQLINFVLFGIQTHCAQIFILPKKIMKMIETICRTFLWTGSSATSRKALIA